From Proteiniborus sp. MB09-C3, the proteins below share one genomic window:
- the gltX gene encoding glutamate--tRNA ligase has product MSKIRTRFAPSPTGYMHVGNLRTALYAYLISKHENGDFILRIEDTDQERLVEDSIDIIYNTLKDTGLKHDEGPDIGGPVGPYVQSQRNAQNIYMEYAKKLVETGKAYYCFCTPEELSAEKKKQEATKKVYRYNKKCLHLSKEEIEQKLKDGVPFVIRQNNPTEGTTSFDDIIYGRITVDNSELEDMVLIKSDGYPTYNFANVVDDHLMGITHVVRGNEYLSSTPKYNRLYDDFGWEKPVYIHCSPIMKDEQNKLSKRNGDASFGDLVSQGYLKEAILNYIALLGWSPSNNQELFSLDELVKIFDYKRINKSSAIFNKDKLAWMNGEYIKKLSLDEFHQMAIPYYKNVITKEINLVKISELLQSRINVLSEITEVVGFFENLPEYTNSLYINKKSKCNEENALVILRSSLELMKEIKEENWIETYLFETLSSLSEKLELKNNTIFWALRIAVSGKMITPGGAMDIAEILGKDETLRRINRGIEKLSES; this is encoded by the coding sequence ATGAGTAAAATAAGAACAAGGTTTGCACCTTCGCCAACAGGATATATGCATGTTGGCAATCTCAGGACAGCACTGTATGCCTATTTAATAAGCAAACATGAAAACGGGGATTTTATACTCCGAATAGAAGACACTGACCAAGAAAGATTGGTTGAAGATTCGATAGATATAATCTACAATACACTTAAGGATACTGGTTTAAAGCATGATGAAGGGCCTGATATAGGCGGACCCGTAGGGCCATACGTTCAGAGTCAAAGAAATGCTCAGAACATATATATGGAGTATGCGAAAAAGCTTGTAGAAACAGGCAAAGCATACTATTGTTTCTGTACACCTGAAGAGTTAAGCGCAGAGAAAAAAAAGCAGGAAGCAACTAAAAAGGTATATAGATATAATAAAAAATGTCTACATCTCTCAAAAGAAGAAATAGAGCAAAAGCTGAAAGACGGAGTGCCATTTGTAATAAGGCAAAATAATCCTACAGAAGGTACAACATCTTTTGATGATATTATTTACGGAAGAATAACAGTCGATAATAGTGAACTTGAAGATATGGTACTTATAAAATCAGATGGATATCCTACTTATAACTTTGCAAATGTAGTAGATGACCACCTTATGGGCATTACACATGTTGTTAGGGGAAATGAGTACCTATCTTCAACCCCGAAATATAATAGGCTGTATGATGATTTTGGCTGGGAAAAACCAGTATATATTCATTGTTCTCCAATAATGAAAGATGAGCAGAATAAATTAAGCAAACGTAATGGCGATGCTTCCTTTGGAGATCTAGTTTCTCAAGGATATTTAAAAGAAGCTATACTTAACTATATTGCGCTTCTAGGCTGGTCTCCATCTAATAATCAGGAACTTTTCTCTTTAGACGAGCTAGTAAAGATCTTTGACTATAAAAGAATAAATAAAAGTTCAGCAATTTTTAACAAGGATAAACTAGCTTGGATGAATGGTGAATATATAAAAAAATTATCGTTAGATGAGTTTCATCAAATGGCAATTCCGTATTATAAAAATGTTATAACGAAAGAAATAAACCTTGTAAAGATAAGCGAATTGCTGCAAAGCAGAATAAACGTACTTTCTGAAATAACAGAAGTAGTTGGATTTTTTGAAAACCTTCCGGAGTATACAAACTCACTTTATATAAATAAAAAGTCAAAATGCAATGAGGAGAATGCACTTGTAATCCTTAGATCCTCATTAGAATTGATGAAGGAAATTAAGGAAGAAAATTGGATAGAAACATATCTTTTTGAAACGTTATCCTCACTTTCTGAGAAATTAGAATTAAAGAATAACACAATATTCTGGGCATTAAGAATTGCTGTATCAGGAAAAATGATAACTCCAGGGGGAGCCATGGATATAGCCGAAATTCTTGGAAAAGATGAAACTTTGAGAAGAATTAATAGAGGAATAGAAAAGCTGTCAGAGTCATAA
- a CDS encoding transposase: MPRKARRKSKTGIYHVMLRGINRHSIFESENDKSRFISIVSEYRESEKFRVFGYCLMDNHTHLLIQEGEDDISTVVKRISSSYVYWYNKKYERVGHLFQERFKSECVEDESYFLAVLRYIHQNPVKAGIVKSIDKYNWSSYGCYIKEIDIIDYKYGLSIFSENTSEAKSQFIKYMSEESKANFLDYDDFSKLTDAEVKREILSMGVNEIGDLKSIEKEKRNLILKELKGIKGVSIRQLSRITGLSRTMITEA, translated from the coding sequence ATGCCAAGAAAGGCTAGGAGAAAAAGTAAAACTGGAATTTATCATGTTATGCTAAGGGGAATAAATAGGCATTCAATATTTGAAAGTGAGAATGATAAAAGTAGATTTATTTCTATAGTAAGTGAGTATAGAGAATCAGAAAAGTTTAGGGTTTTTGGGTATTGTTTGATGGATAATCATACACACTTATTAATTCAAGAGGGAGAAGACGATATATCTACAGTAGTAAAAAGAATAAGCTCTAGCTATGTATATTGGTATAATAAAAAATATGAAAGAGTTGGGCATTTATTTCAAGAAAGGTTCAAAAGTGAATGTGTAGAAGATGAAAGTTATTTCCTTGCTGTATTGAGATATATTCATCAAAACCCTGTTAAAGCTGGAATAGTAAAATCTATTGATAAGTACAATTGGTCAAGTTACGGCTGTTACATAAAAGAAATTGATATTATAGATTATAAATATGGTCTATCAATTTTTTCGGAAAATACTTCAGAAGCAAAATCTCAATTTATAAAATACATGAGTGAAGAAAGCAAAGCAAATTTTTTAGATTATGACGATTTTTCAAAGCTTACAGATGCAGAGGTAAAGCGAGAAATATTATCTATGGGTGTAAATGAAATAGGCGATCTTAAATCAATTGAAAAAGAAAAAAGGAACTTGATACTGAAAGAGCTAAAAGGTATTAAAGGTGTATCTATTAGACAATTATCAAGAATAACAGGTCTATCTAGAACAATGATTACAGAAGCATAA
- a CDS encoding BMP family ABC transporter substrate-binding protein: protein MKKVLTFSLAILLLAMSLVGCNQNTNAEIALITDKGNIDDKSFNQGSWEGVVEFAKANKISHNYIKPEEYTDAGYLAAIDLAVEGGAKVVVTPGYLFEVAVYEAQTKHPDVKFILLDGAPHPAGSHDEVINENVASIKYSEEQSGYLAGYAAVMDGMTNLGFMGGMAVPAVQAFGYGYLQGAEDAAKELGLADGAIKVTYHYTGNFDETDTNKATAKTMYQEGTEVIFACGGSVGKSVMSAASEAEAKVIGVDVDQRYDSETVISSATKGLAPSVVSVLEAIYKTNSWDKFAGTTTYFNAANEGVGLPTIVIGDKKADAFDRFQSFNKETYDKVFAQLVDGKVTPIRGIEVEDPAGIATADELTAQLNLVKIVVTTR from the coding sequence ATGAAAAAAGTACTAACGTTTTCTTTGGCAATTTTGCTACTAGCTATGAGCTTGGTAGGATGTAATCAAAACACAAATGCTGAAATAGCACTTATTACCGATAAGGGTAATATTGATGACAAATCGTTTAACCAAGGTTCTTGGGAGGGTGTAGTTGAATTTGCAAAGGCAAATAAAATCTCACATAATTACATAAAACCTGAAGAGTATACAGATGCAGGATATTTAGCAGCAATTGATCTTGCAGTAGAGGGTGGAGCAAAAGTAGTTGTAACACCTGGATACTTATTTGAGGTTGCAGTTTATGAAGCACAAACAAAACATCCAGACGTTAAGTTTATACTACTTGATGGAGCACCACATCCAGCTGGAAGTCATGATGAAGTAATTAACGAAAATGTTGCAAGTATAAAATACTCTGAGGAACAATCAGGTTATCTTGCAGGTTATGCAGCAGTTATGGATGGAATGACTAACCTTGGATTCATGGGTGGTATGGCTGTTCCAGCTGTGCAAGCTTTTGGATACGGGTATCTTCAAGGAGCTGAAGATGCTGCTAAAGAGCTAGGACTTGCTGATGGAGCAATAAAGGTAACATACCATTATACTGGTAACTTTGATGAAACTGATACAAATAAGGCAACTGCAAAAACAATGTATCAAGAAGGTACAGAAGTAATATTTGCTTGTGGCGGCTCAGTTGGTAAATCTGTTATGTCTGCAGCTAGTGAAGCAGAAGCAAAAGTTATTGGTGTTGACGTTGACCAAAGATATGACAGCGAAACAGTAATATCATCAGCTACAAAAGGTCTTGCTCCTTCAGTAGTAAGCGTTCTTGAAGCTATTTACAAAACAAATAGTTGGGATAAATTCGCTGGAACAACAACATATTTCAATGCTGCTAATGAAGGTGTTGGTCTTCCAACTATTGTAATAGGCGATAAAAAAGCAGATGCATTCGATAGATTCCAATCTTTTAACAAGGAAACATATGATAAAGTATTTGCTCAATTAGTAGATGGAAAGGTTACTCCTATTCGTGGAATCGAAGTTGAAGATCCAGCTGGAATTGCTACTGCTGATGAGCTTACAGCTCAATTAAACCTTGTAAAAATTGTAGTTACAACAAGATAG
- a CDS encoding ABC transporter ATP-binding protein — MENYIVEMLNITKKFPGIIANDNITLKLKKGEIHALLGENGAGKSTLMSVLFGLYQPENGEIRKNGEVVRINNPNDANELGIGMVHQHFKLVEIFTVLENIILGVEPNRMGFIEKKEARKEVIELSEKYGLMVDPDALIENITVGMQQRVEILKMLYRHNEILIFDEPTAVLTPQEIKELLEIMKGFAEEGKSILFITHKLNEIMEVADRCTVLRKGKYVGTVDVKDTTKEELSKMMVGRDISFNVDKKERKAGEVVLSVKNLTVASKTHKNYAVKNVSFDVRAGEIVCLAGIDGNGQTEFVNALTGLEKASSGNIMLCGQDMTKASIRQRSIAGMSHIPEDRHKHGLVLDYKLEENLVLQRYWQPEFQKGGFIKFDAVRKYAEMLIEKFDIRSGQGPVTMARSMSGGNQQKAIIAREIDKDHELLVAVQPTRGLDVGAIEYVHKQLVARRDAGKAVFLVSLELDEVMNVSDRILVIYEGEIVGELDPKAITVQELGLYMSGAKRDTVKEINDAG; from the coding sequence GTGGAAAATTATATTGTTGAAATGCTTAATATTACTAAAAAATTCCCGGGTATTATTGCTAACGACAATATTACCCTAAAACTGAAAAAAGGTGAAATACATGCACTGTTAGGAGAAAATGGTGCTGGAAAATCCACGCTTATGAGTGTACTCTTCGGGCTTTACCAACCTGAAAACGGAGAAATAAGAAAGAATGGAGAGGTTGTCAGGATCAATAATCCTAATGATGCAAATGAGTTAGGAATCGGAATGGTCCATCAGCACTTCAAGCTTGTGGAGATTTTTACTGTACTTGAAAACATTATTCTTGGTGTAGAGCCCAATAGAATGGGATTTATTGAAAAGAAGGAAGCCAGAAAAGAAGTTATTGAGCTTAGTGAAAAATATGGACTTATGGTTGATCCAGATGCCTTAATTGAAAATATTACAGTAGGAATGCAGCAGAGAGTGGAGATTCTCAAAATGTTGTACAGGCATAATGAAATCTTGATTTTTGACGAGCCTACAGCGGTTTTGACTCCACAGGAGATAAAAGAGCTTCTTGAGATCATGAAAGGATTTGCAGAAGAAGGAAAATCGATTCTTTTTATTACCCATAAGCTTAATGAAATCATGGAGGTAGCAGATAGATGTACAGTTCTTAGAAAAGGCAAATACGTTGGAACCGTAGATGTTAAGGATACTACTAAGGAAGAACTTTCCAAGATGATGGTAGGCCGTGATATAAGTTTCAATGTGGATAAAAAAGAAAGGAAAGCTGGAGAAGTGGTACTTTCAGTTAAAAACCTTACTGTAGCATCTAAAACTCATAAGAATTATGCTGTGAAAAATGTATCTTTTGACGTGAGAGCAGGGGAAATAGTATGCCTTGCAGGAATTGATGGAAATGGACAGACAGAATTTGTTAATGCGCTTACGGGACTAGAAAAGGCAAGCTCAGGGAATATCATGCTATGCGGTCAGGATATGACAAAGGCTTCCATTAGACAGCGTTCTATAGCAGGTATGAGTCATATTCCAGAGGACAGACACAAGCATGGTCTTGTGTTGGATTATAAGCTGGAAGAAAATCTAGTACTTCAAAGATACTGGCAACCTGAGTTTCAAAAGGGTGGCTTCATCAAATTCGATGCAGTAAGAAAATATGCTGAAATGCTTATTGAAAAATTTGACATAAGAAGCGGCCAAGGACCAGTTACCATGGCAAGAAGTATGTCTGGAGGCAATCAGCAAAAAGCAATTATAGCAAGAGAAATCGACAAGGATCATGAGCTTCTAGTAGCGGTACAGCCTACAAGAGGCTTAGATGTAGGAGCTATAGAGTATGTACACAAGCAGCTTGTTGCAAGGCGGGATGCAGGTAAGGCAGTATTCCTAGTATCATTAGAGCTAGATGAAGTCATGAATGTAAGTGACCGCATTCTGGTTATATATGAAGGGGAAATTGTTGGTGAACTTGATCCAAAGGCAATAACTGTACAGGAGTTGGGACTCTACATGTCAGGAGCAAAACGTGATACCGTAAAGGAGATTAATGATGCAGGATAA
- a CDS encoding ABC transporter permease: MQDKNSSYTKNKFDFKSIKQNIGFSSFSSALMAIFLGLIFGFLVMIIAKPGSALAGFQYVVLGGFNRVGDVFYFATPILMTGLAVGFAFKMGLFNIGASGQYTMGMFFALYVGLMWDLPSNIHWAVAVLAGMVGGMIWGFIPGIFKALLNVNEVITSIMFNYIGMYLVDMIIQGSSIMYVSSKTRTNYIPADAQIPSLGIPGSNVNLGIILAIIIALILYIVLQKTTFGYELKATGFNKHASEYAGMKGKKNIIITMIIAGGLAGLGGAFAILAPSAIAGSSMTYEPINIIAPNGFNGIAVALLGNSHPIGTIFSAVFISHIQRGGTLASLVGFKPEIIDVVIAVIIYFSAFAMIMSSALGKFVKGRFRKTHTSNELENELIQTDFDQASDNNTREAE; the protein is encoded by the coding sequence ATGCAGGATAAAAACAGTTCATATACAAAAAATAAATTCGATTTTAAGAGTATTAAACAAAATATTGGGTTTTCTTCATTTTCATCTGCGTTAATGGCTATCTTCCTTGGTTTAATTTTTGGTTTTCTCGTAATGATTATTGCAAAACCAGGGAGTGCTTTAGCTGGATTTCAATACGTAGTTTTAGGAGGCTTCAATCGAGTAGGTGATGTTTTTTACTTTGCAACACCAATACTTATGACAGGTCTAGCTGTTGGTTTTGCATTCAAGATGGGATTATTTAATATAGGGGCTTCAGGACAATACACTATGGGTATGTTTTTTGCTCTCTATGTAGGCCTTATGTGGGACTTGCCAAGTAATATACATTGGGCTGTAGCAGTTCTAGCAGGAATGGTTGGAGGTATGATCTGGGGTTTTATACCTGGAATTTTTAAAGCTCTTCTGAATGTGAACGAAGTAATCACATCAATAATGTTTAACTATATCGGAATGTACTTGGTGGATATGATAATTCAGGGAAGTTCAATTATGTATGTATCCAGTAAAACCAGAACTAATTATATACCAGCCGATGCTCAGATACCTTCCCTTGGGATTCCAGGGTCAAATGTAAATTTGGGAATTATTCTAGCAATAATTATTGCACTTATCCTATATATTGTACTTCAAAAAACTACATTTGGCTATGAACTAAAGGCAACAGGTTTTAACAAACATGCTAGTGAATATGCTGGAATGAAAGGCAAGAAAAATATAATCATCACAATGATAATCGCAGGCGGCCTTGCAGGACTTGGAGGAGCATTTGCAATACTTGCCCCATCTGCTATTGCAGGAAGCAGTATGACATATGAGCCTATAAATATAATTGCTCCCAATGGCTTCAATGGTATAGCTGTTGCTCTTTTGGGAAACTCTCATCCAATAGGTACAATTTTTTCAGCAGTGTTTATTTCTCATATACAGCGGGGAGGTACTTTAGCAAGTCTTGTAGGATTTAAGCCAGAAATAATAGATGTTGTCATAGCTGTTATTATTTATTTCTCAGCCTTTGCAATGATAATGAGTTCTGCATTAGGCAAGTTTGTTAAAGGGAGATTTAGAAAAACACATACTTCTAATGAATTAGAAAATGAATTAATACAGACTGATTTTGACCAAGCTTCTGATAATAATACAAGGGAGGCAGAATGA
- a CDS encoding ABC transporter permease, which translates to MDTVYYLIQNMLPVAMPLLLVALGGMFSEIGGVVNIALEGIMLFGAFFGALFVYFVQGLGMDPQTVLLLGMLIAAVAGLIYSLLLSFAAVTMKANQVITGTSLNMLIPAAILLFSKMFFNSDGITTNMNFYIREMPILGKIPVLGQMFFQKTYLTVIISLIFLVIAVIVFYKTKFGLRLRACGEHPHAADSVGINVQKMRYAGASISGVLGGIGGFFYSVGVMDGNVNGHTGVAGFGFLALAVMIFGQWKPIKILFAAMFFAFLRTLAYSVALIPFLHKLGINQNYYKMLPYLATMVVLAFTSKKSRAPKAEGIPYDKSQR; encoded by the coding sequence ATGGATACTGTTTATTATTTAATTCAAAATATGCTTCCTGTAGCAATGCCATTGCTTCTTGTAGCGCTAGGAGGTATGTTCAGTGAGATAGGCGGTGTTGTAAACATTGCACTTGAAGGAATAATGCTTTTTGGAGCTTTCTTTGGAGCTTTGTTTGTTTACTTTGTTCAAGGACTAGGTATGGATCCACAGACGGTTTTACTTTTAGGGATGCTGATTGCTGCAGTTGCAGGTTTAATATATTCATTACTTTTATCTTTTGCAGCAGTTACTATGAAAGCAAATCAGGTTATCACTGGTACTTCCCTTAATATGCTCATACCAGCAGCAATATTGCTATTCTCAAAGATGTTCTTTAATAGTGACGGTATTACTACAAATATGAACTTTTACATTCGAGAAATGCCTATTTTAGGAAAAATACCTGTGCTAGGTCAGATGTTTTTTCAAAAAACTTATCTGACCGTAATAATTAGTCTTATATTTCTTGTAATAGCGGTAATCGTATTCTATAAGACTAAATTTGGGCTACGACTTAGAGCTTGTGGAGAGCATCCTCATGCAGCTGATTCTGTAGGGATAAATGTGCAAAAGATGAGATATGCGGGTGCTAGCATTTCAGGTGTTTTAGGTGGAATAGGAGGATTCTTCTACTCAGTTGGAGTTATGGACGGCAATGTAAATGGACATACAGGAGTGGCAGGATTTGGATTTCTAGCTTTGGCAGTAATGATTTTTGGTCAATGGAAGCCTATAAAGATTCTTTTTGCGGCAATGTTCTTTGCATTCCTTAGAACCTTAGCATACTCTGTAGCTTTGATACCATTTTTGCATAAACTAGGAATCAATCAAAATTATTATAAGATGTTGCCATATTTGGCTACTATGGTAGTGCTCGCATTTACATCAAAGAAATCAAGGGCGCCAAAGGCAGAAGGTATTCCATACGACAAATCACAGAGATAG
- a CDS encoding glycoside hydrolase family 18 protein, protein MQIHVVQEGQTIYGIAQAYNTTAQEIITSNEISNPNQLVVGQALVIPIVGSFYWVQPGDSLYSIGRRFGISYQTLARVNNISVEQPLIIGQRLYIPPQIRSKAEVNAYVEPTGGTVSPYLEQSTRESAPLLTYLAPFSYQIQRDGTLKAPPLNSFPQIAQENGVALMMVLTNIEEGRFSDELGRIILTDENVQNNLLDNIVKSANEVGFRDIHFDMEFLPPENREDYNRFLRKAKDRLSREGFLMSTALAPKTSSEQVGAWYEAHDYRAHGEIADFVVLMTYEWGYSGGPPMPVSPIGPVRSVVEYALSVMPANKIMLGQNLYGYDWTLPFVPGGQYARAISPQQAIDIARANNVPIQYDYIAQAPHFNYTATDGKEHEVWFEDARSIQAKFDLIKELGLRGISYWKLGLDFPQNWLLLSSNFNVVKR, encoded by the coding sequence ATGCAGATACATGTAGTACAAGAAGGACAAACAATATATGGTATAGCTCAGGCATATAATACAACTGCTCAAGAGATTATTACTTCAAATGAAATCAGCAACCCTAATCAGCTTGTAGTAGGGCAGGCATTAGTAATTCCTATTGTAGGAAGCTTTTATTGGGTTCAGCCGGGAGATAGTCTGTACAGCATTGGAAGAAGATTTGGCATAAGTTATCAAACTCTTGCGAGAGTGAATAATATTTCTGTAGAACAACCTCTTATTATAGGACAGCGATTGTATATTCCACCTCAAATAAGAAGCAAAGCAGAGGTCAATGCGTATGTAGAGCCAACTGGGGGAACTGTAAGCCCTTACTTAGAGCAGTCTACCAGAGAAAGTGCCCCTCTTCTAACTTATTTGGCTCCATTTAGCTATCAAATTCAAAGAGATGGCACATTAAAAGCTCCACCACTAAATAGCTTTCCACAAATTGCACAGGAAAATGGAGTTGCTTTAATGATGGTGCTAACAAACATAGAAGAAGGACGCTTTAGCGATGAGTTAGGAAGGATAATTTTAACTGATGAAAATGTACAGAACAATTTATTGGATAATATTGTAAAATCAGCGAATGAAGTAGGCTTTAGGGATATTCATTTTGATATGGAATTTCTGCCTCCAGAAAATCGAGAAGATTATAATAGATTTTTAAGAAAGGCAAAGGATAGACTTTCTAGGGAAGGATTTTTAATGTCTACAGCTCTTGCGCCAAAAACTAGTTCTGAGCAGGTAGGTGCTTGGTATGAAGCACATGACTATAGAGCCCATGGAGAAATAGCTGATTTTGTAGTCTTAATGACATATGAGTGGGGTTATAGTGGTGGGCCTCCAATGCCTGTTTCACCTATTGGACCAGTCAGAAGCGTAGTAGAATATGCCTTATCAGTAATGCCAGCAAATAAAATTATGCTTGGTCAAAACCTATATGGATATGACTGGACACTACCTTTTGTTCCTGGTGGACAATATGCAAGAGCCATAAGTCCTCAACAGGCAATTGATATAGCACGAGCTAACAATGTGCCTATACAATACGATTATATAGCTCAAGCTCCTCATTTTAACTATACAGCTACTGATGGAAAAGAACATGAAGTATGGTTTGAAGATGCTAGATCTATTCAAGCTAAATTTGATTTAATAAAGGAATTGGGACTTCGAGGAATCAGCTATTGGAAGCTGGGGCTTGACTTTCCACAGAATTGGCTATTATTAAGCTCAAATTTCAACGTGGTAAAACGATAA
- a CDS encoding inorganic phosphate transporter, giving the protein MTVTLLDYLNQLVSNPTLVITAILTLGVVLVNGWTDAPNAIATCVSTRSMTPRAAIIMAAIFNFLGVLFMTMFNATVAMTIYKMVDFGGDPYNALVALCAALFAIVIWATAAWWFGIPTSESHALIAGISGAAIALQGGIKGINPAEWIKVLYGLALSTIMGFILGALVVKAIEMIFRGFDRRKTFVFFKNAQIVGGAGMAFMHGAQDGQKFMGVFMLSMFLAQGQATVTEFVIPIWLIVLCSAVMALGTSIGGYRIIKAVGMDMVKLSTYQGFSADLAAVICLFTASILGFPVSTTHTKTTAIMGVGAAKRVSSVNWGIVGEMVLAWILTFPGCGLIGYLMALLFMRIF; this is encoded by the coding sequence ATGACTGTTACACTTTTAGATTATTTAAATCAGCTTGTTTCTAATCCAACCCTTGTGATAACTGCTATTTTAACCTTAGGCGTAGTATTGGTTAATGGCTGGACAGACGCTCCTAACGCCATTGCTACCTGTGTATCTACTCGCTCTATGACTCCACGTGCAGCTATTATTATGGCAGCTATTTTTAATTTCCTTGGTGTTTTGTTCATGACTATGTTTAATGCAACAGTGGCGATGACTATTTATAAGATGGTTGATTTTGGTGGAGACCCTTATAATGCTTTGGTAGCACTTTGTGCTGCACTTTTTGCTATTGTTATTTGGGCTACGGCAGCTTGGTGGTTTGGTATTCCAACTAGCGAGAGCCATGCACTAATAGCAGGCATATCTGGTGCAGCTATTGCTCTTCAAGGGGGAATAAAAGGAATCAATCCTGCTGAATGGATTAAAGTCCTTTATGGATTAGCTCTTTCAACTATAATGGGTTTTATATTAGGTGCTTTAGTAGTAAAGGCAATAGAAATGATTTTTAGGGGATTTGATAGGAGAAAGACCTTTGTTTTTTTTAAGAATGCCCAGATTGTAGGTGGCGCTGGAATGGCATTTATGCATGGTGCACAGGATGGCCAAAAATTCATGGGGGTATTTATGCTGAGTATGTTTTTAGCACAAGGGCAAGCAACAGTGACAGAGTTTGTTATTCCAATTTGGTTGATTGTCCTTTGTTCTGCAGTGATGGCCCTAGGTACTTCCATAGGGGGATATCGAATTATAAAGGCAGTAGGAATGGATATGGTGAAGTTAAGTACATATCAAGGCTTTTCTGCCGATTTGGCTGCGGTTATTTGCTTATTTACAGCATCAATTTTAGGCTTTCCTGTCAGTACAACTCACACGAAGACAACTGCTATTATGGGCGTAGGTGCAGCAAAGCGTGTATCATCTGTAAACTGGGGAATAGTTGGCGAAATGGTACTTGCTTGGATATTGACATTCCCAGGCTGTGGATTAATAGGATACCTTATGGCTTTGTTATTTATGAGAATATTTTAA
- a CDS encoding DUF47 family protein produces MARKKDINYFSTFVELAEYSCQAANLLNEIVNNFKADELHDRMEEMHAIEHSGDEARHMMIKMLAKEFITPIEREDIMAMADSIDEVTDTIEDVLMCMYMYNVSYVRDHALKMTEVVVKCCNALKLALNEFHNFRKSQTLHELIVEINHLEEKADKLFMEAIRQLFVTCKDVLEITAWDKIFNYLEKCCDVCENVSSLIESVIMKNS; encoded by the coding sequence ATGGCTCGTAAAAAGGATATAAATTATTTTAGTACCTTTGTGGAACTAGCAGAATATTCCTGTCAGGCTGCAAATTTATTGAATGAAATTGTAAATAATTTTAAAGCAGATGAGTTACATGATAGAATGGAAGAAATGCACGCTATAGAGCATAGTGGAGACGAAGCTAGACACATGATGATAAAAATGCTTGCAAAAGAATTTATCACTCCAATAGAACGAGAAGATATTATGGCTATGGCAGACTCAATAGATGAAGTGACAGATACTATTGAAGATGTATTGATGTGTATGTATATGTATAATGTTTCATACGTACGGGATCATGCATTAAAGATGACAGAAGTTGTTGTAAAGTGCTGCAATGCATTAAAGCTGGCGTTAAATGAGTTTCATAATTTTAGAAAATCTCAGACCTTACATGAATTAATTGTAGAAATCAATCATTTGGAGGAAAAGGCAGATAAACTCTTTATGGAGGCAATAAGACAACTATTTGTAACCTGCAAGGATGTTCTAGAAATTACAGCATGGGATAAAATATTCAATTACTTAGAAAAGTGTTGCGATGTTTGTGAAAATGTATCTAGTTTAATTGAAAGCGTCATTATGAAAAATTCATAA